From the Micromonospora echinofusca genome, the window CCCGCCTCGGCAGCGGCACCCCCGGCGAGCCCGGCGAGCGCGTCGGGGCCGGCCCCGCGTACGCGCCACCGGCGTCGATCAGCGTGCTCTCCGGCGACGTGCACCACTCGTACGTGGCGCGGGCCCGGTTCGACGACCGGAGCGTGGTCACCCCGGTGCACCAGCTCACCTGCTCGCCCATCCACAACCAGGTCCCGGCCGGGATGCGCCCGCTGATGAAGCTCGGCTGGTCGTCCGGGCCGTCCGGGGCCACCCGGGCCCTCGCCCGCACCGCCGGGGTACGCCGCCCACCGTTGCGATGGAAGCGGCTCGCCGGGCCGTACTTCGGCAACGCCGTCGCCACGCTGGTGCACGCCGGCCGGACGGCCGAGGTGACCATCGAGGGCACCACCAGCGAGGGCCACCTGCGCGAGGTGATGCGCCAGCGCCTCACCCCCGGCGGGTGAGCGGGCGGTCTGGCGCCTGGATAAGCGGTCGCGGACTGTCGGGGGTGCCCGCCAGGATGATCGGCATGACCTGGAGAGCACCGGAGATCACCCGGACCCCCGAGCCCTACGTCGGCGACGAGCGCACCATGCTGGAGGGCTGGCTGGATTACCACCGGCAGACCCTGCTGCTCAAGTGCGCCGGGCTGACCGCCGAGCAACTGCGCACGCCGAGCGTCGAGCCCTCCGGGCTCACCCTGCTCGGCCTGGTCCGGCACCTGGCCGAGGTGGAGGCCTGGTGGTTCCGGGAGAACTTCGCCGGCCAGCAGGTCGACTACCCCTACTTCACGCCCGACAACCCGGACGCCGACCACGACGTCAGCACCGCCGACGCCGAGGCCGACCTCGCCACCTTCCACCGGGAGGTCGCGCTGGCCCGCGCCGCCACCGCCGGCCGGTCGCTGGACGAGACCTTCACCGAGGTCGGCCCGAAGCGCCGCACGTTCAACCTGCGCTGGGCCTACGTGCACATGATCGAGGAGTACGCCCGGCACAACGGCCACGCCGACCTGATCCGCGAACGCATCGACGGCGTCACAGGCGAGTAGCCCGCGCCGGGGTGGACGGCTCAGCCGGTCAGTACGCCAGTGCCGCCCGCGCGTACCGCAGGTCGGCCGGGCCGCTCCAGCGCAGCGCCGACAGGCCGGCGACGCGCGCGCCCCGAATCGCCCAGTCCTCGTCGTCGAGGAAGAGGACCCGGCCCGCCTGGGTCTCCAGGGCCGCGCAGGCCGCCTGGAAGTACTCCTTCGCCGGCTTGTTGACCCCGATCCTGGACGAGTTGACCACCGCGTCGAACTCGTCGGTCAGGTCGAGCGCGGCGAGGTCGGCGTCGAGCAGGTCGGTGGCGTTCGTGCCGAGCCCGATCCGGATGCCGCCGGACCGCGCCTCGCGGACGAAGGCGAGCACCTCCGGGTCGACCTCGCCCCGGTAGCGCTGCCACTGCTCCACGCCGGCCCGGGCGCGCTCGGGGCCGCCCACGGAGTCGGCCA encodes:
- a CDS encoding DinB family protein, coding for MTWRAPEITRTPEPYVGDERTMLEGWLDYHRQTLLLKCAGLTAEQLRTPSVEPSGLTLLGLVRHLAEVEAWWFRENFAGQQVDYPYFTPDNPDADHDVSTADAEADLATFHREVALARAATAGRSLDETFTEVGPKRRTFNLRWAYVHMIEEYARHNGHADLIRERIDGVTGE
- a CDS encoding HAD-IA family hydrolase codes for the protein MGRERATALLVDFDGVLRRWDPAVAAGVEREYGLSEGVLTEIAMQWGRLQPVLTGRVSHADWMSSVADALADSVGGPERARAGVEQWQRYRGEVDPEVLAFVREARSGGIRIGLGTNATDLLDADLAALDLTDEFDAVVNSSRIGVNKPAKEYFQAACAALETQAGRVLFLDDEDWAIRGARVAGLSALRWSGPADLRYARAALAY